CAATTACGTCGGACAAGAAATCGGAGAAATATGGGGAGCTGATATCACTGGATTTTTCAAAAGTGATGCTGATGTAGCTGACCATCCGAATCAAACTGCTATGGGAACTGACGATCAATCCTATAAATTCTATGCCGGGGATCCGATCTTTGCTGACCGTAATGGGGATGGTAAAGTAGATATGGGTAAGAAAACTGTAGATGATCCAGGAGACATGCATATCATCGGCAACAATAGCTCTAGACTACCCTATAGTATTGACCTTTCTACAGGATGGAAAGGTTTTGATTTCCGCGTATTCTTACAGGGTATCGGAAAACGCGATTGGTACCCAGGCGGATCCAACATCTATTTCTGGGGTGTGTATGCACAACCTTGGACTAACCCTACAGCACAAAATGCTGATCATTGGACACCGACAAATCAGGATGCTTATTTCCCGGCAGTACGCGCTTATTCTGCGGAGGATAACTACCAGCAACTGGGCATACCCAATAAACGCTATATGCAAAATGGGGCTTATATGCGAGTAAAAAATCTTACACTCGGTTATACGTTGCCTGCATCCGTACTACAACGCATCAAATTGCATAAAGTACGTTTCTTCTTTAGCGCAGAAAACGTCTTCGAGATTTCACACCTCAAGGTAAAATTGGATCCAGAATCTTTGGGCGGTCTATATCCATCATCAGCGAATCGGGTACAGGCAGCTTATCCTTTTCAAAGGACATTTACTTTCGGTCTGAACATGAATCTTTAATTCTAAAACTCAAAAAATGAAACGTATCAATTATATCGCTTTAGCATCGCTGGTATTCCTAGGAGTATCCTGTAAAAAAGACTACCTTGATCGAACTTCCGGCTCTGCTATCACCAAAGAGGTCTTTTTTAATACTCCTGAAGATCTAGCCACATACACAAATGGTCTTTACAAACAAATGCGTGCAGAATATACAGACTTATATTCGGATAATATTGCCTTGAGCAACAACGATCAAAATGCTGAAGTCAGAACACTCCTAGCGGGCACGCTTTCTCCTGCGACCGTCAAGGGTTGGGATAAGGATGCATGGGCACCATTGCGTGATGTCAATTATATGCTAAACAATGTCGGAAAAGTAAGCGGAGATCCTGCTGTCATTAACCATTATATAGGAATCGCTCGTTTATTCCGTGCAAACTTCTACTATAAGATGGTAAAAAAATATGGCGACGTGCCCTGGTACTCTCAAGTATTGGGAACCTCCTCCGAAGATCTATATAAAGCAAAAGACCCACGTACTGCGGTGGTCGACTCCCTTATGAAAGATCTAGAATTTGCAGCAGCAAATGTACTGCCGGCAAGGACAGACAATTCTTATATAACAAAATGGAGCGCATTGACCCTATTGTCACGAATCGCACTCCACGAGGGAACTTTCCGTAAATACCACCCAGAATTAAATCTACAAAACACAGCAGCGACATTTTTGGAAAGAGCTGCATCTGCCTCACAGGAAATCATAAATAACGGTGGATTTGTAATTTCAGGAAATAACGCAACGGACTATCGCGCGCTCTTTTCTAGCAATAACTTATCGACCAATAAAGAGATCATCTTTATCCAAAAAAATAGTCGCGATCTTGGCGTTGCAAATAATACACATACAGTGTTAGATTGGCAATGGGCGCTAAGTGCTAACTTGGCCAACGAGTTCCTAATGAAAGATGGTACCCCATTTACTTCAGTGGCAAATTATGGTAAGAAAAATTTCTCAGAGATTTTCCAGAATCGCGACCCACGTCTTGCAGAGACAATAATGCCGCCAGGATTTAGTAATAATGCCGCAGGCACGCCTTATATCACTCGTCCTGACTTTGGGGGATTGCTTCAAATTAAGTTCTACCCTCGCGATCCTGCACTGCGTGGTGGCTGGGAACTCAATTATACCGATTTGCCTATCATGCGTTACGCGGAGGTCCTATTAATTAATGCCGAAGCAAAAGCTGAATTAGGAAAATTGACCCAAGCTGATATTGATGTTACTGTAAATAAGATTCGCAGTCGTGTAGGTATGCCTGCTTTAAATCTTGCCGTTGCCAATGCGACACCAGATACATATCTCGCAAACCAATACCCTGCAGTCTCTGGTGTCAATAAAGGCGTACTTTTAGAAATTCGTCGAGAACGTCGTGTTGAACTCGCCTGTGAAGGATTCCGTTTTGATGATCTTTATCGTTGGAAAGCCGGAGCTTTACTTGCACAGGCTCCGGGGGGAATGTATATTCCTGCCCTAGGTGGAATAGATGTAACCGGCGATGGGGTCGCTGATATCGCCATCCTTAAAAAAGGGGATGAATCGCCAATAGCAAACCTTCCTGCGGCTGTAAAGGAGAAAATTGTAAAATTTTATGTGAATGAAGGAACATTCTATCTTGAAAACGAAACCTCAGGGAAGGTAATGTTTTTGGATGATAAAGCACCACAACGCCCAAGAAGCTTCAATGAAGCGAAATACTATTACTTTCCGATACCCATCGAACAAACTGTATTGAACCCAAAATTAGAACAGCCAATGGGCTGGAAATAACGGTTTGATTTTAACCATAAAGAGCCAGCTCTCCCCCGGGAGCAGCTGGCTCTACTTTATAAAACTATGATAAAATTAACTAAACTAATCACATGCCTTCTACTTCCGATCGCGCCCTTATTTGCACAGCAACGGGTAGGTCGCGTTTTTGAAGATCAGAATGCAAACAACCAGTTCGAACAGAACGAAAAACAACTTGCCGGAATTGTTGTATCTGACGGTTATGATGTTGTAAAAACGGATAATACCGGAACATACACCTTACCTCACAATCCAAACGCCCGCTTTTTGTTTGTTACCATCCCTAGTGGATATAAGGCGACTAAAACACATTATATTCCGCTTCGTGCTGAGCATAAAAATTTAGATTTCGCCTTAACCAAAGATGCTGTACAACAAACAGATTTTTTGCGATTTATCCAAGTTACGGATACCGAAACGCCTCTCTATGGCCCATGGATAGATAACGTCAGAAATTATGCCCAGCAGCAAAAGGCGAGCTTGATTATGCATACCGGTGATATCTGTTATGAACCAGGTATGCTTTTTCATGCCAAGCAAGTAAACTCCGAAC
The window above is part of the Sphingobacterium sp. ML3W genome. Proteins encoded here:
- a CDS encoding RagB/SusD family nutrient uptake outer membrane protein — protein: MKRINYIALASLVFLGVSCKKDYLDRTSGSAITKEVFFNTPEDLATYTNGLYKQMRAEYTDLYSDNIALSNNDQNAEVRTLLAGTLSPATVKGWDKDAWAPLRDVNYMLNNVGKVSGDPAVINHYIGIARLFRANFYYKMVKKYGDVPWYSQVLGTSSEDLYKAKDPRTAVVDSLMKDLEFAAANVLPARTDNSYITKWSALTLLSRIALHEGTFRKYHPELNLQNTAATFLERAASASQEIINNGGFVISGNNATDYRALFSSNNLSTNKEIIFIQKNSRDLGVANNTHTVLDWQWALSANLANEFLMKDGTPFTSVANYGKKNFSEIFQNRDPRLAETIMPPGFSNNAAGTPYITRPDFGGLLQIKFYPRDPALRGGWELNYTDLPIMRYAEVLLINAEAKAELGKLTQADIDVTVNKIRSRVGMPALNLAVANATPDTYLANQYPAVSGVNKGVLLEIRRERRVELACEGFRFDDLYRWKAGALLAQAPGGMYIPALGGIDVTGDGVADIAILKKGDESPIANLPAAVKEKIVKFYVNEGTFYLENETSGKVMFLDDKAPQRPRSFNEAKYYYFPIPIEQTVLNPKLEQPMGWK